GCGCTCTACATGCCCTCATTTGGCCTCGTTCCTGAGGTTCTCCACCACGAGGTCGGCAGGGCCCAGCACGAGATTGACTTCCGCTATGACGAGGCCCTAAAAACTGCAGACAACATCGTGAGCTTCAAATACATCGTCAAAGCCATAGCCGAGATGAGGGGGTTCTACGCGACGTTCATGCCAAAACCCCTCTACGGATTTCCGGGCAACGGAATGCACCTGCACATAAGCCTCTGGAAGGACGGAGAGAACGCTTTCATCGGTGAGGACGGGCTTAGCGAAACTGCTTTGCACTTCATAGCCGGAATCCTCAAGCACGCGAAAGCCCTAACGGCACTCACCAACCCCACCGTGAACAGCTACAAGCGCCTCGTTCCAGGTTACGAGGCCCCGGTTTATGTGAGCTGGGGCTACAGGAACAGGAGTGCGCTCATCCGCGTTCCTGCTTTCTGGGGCAAGGGTGCGAGAATAGAGTACCGCTGTCCGGACCCGAGTGCAAACCCGTATCTTGCATTTTCGGCCATACTCCTAGCCGGACTCGACGGAATCAAAAGGAAGCTCGAGCCGGAGGCATACGTCGAAACTAACGTCTACGAGATGAGCGAGGAGGATAGGAGCAAAGCCGGCATTGAGACCCTTCCTGGAAGCCTCAGGGAAGCTCTGGAAGAGCTCAAG
This genomic window from Thermococcus sp. contains:
- the glnA gene encoding type I glutamate--ammonia ligase — protein: MNESAKPVGIETKGPRFLQLIFVDINGVPKGMEVPIGRYEEAVEDGISFDGSSIPGFQGIEDSDLIFKADPSTYAEVPWEGIARVYGYIYKDEKPYKADPRGVLKSTIEKLEKEGFKAYIGPEPEFYLFKKNGTWELHIPDSGGYFDLVTLDKARELRREIALYMPSFGLVPEVLHHEVGRAQHEIDFRYDEALKTADNIVSFKYIVKAIAEMRGFYATFMPKPLYGFPGNGMHLHISLWKDGENAFIGEDGLSETALHFIAGILKHAKALTALTNPTVNSYKRLVPGYEAPVYVSWGYRNRSALIRVPAFWGKGARIEYRCPDPSANPYLAFSAILLAGLDGIKRKLEPEAYVETNVYEMSEEDRSKAGIETLPGSLREALEELKRDKVVREALGEAYENFIKYKEKEWSEYVAYLESKELPIETKKVTEWELERYFYV